One part of the Bacteroidales bacterium genome encodes these proteins:
- a CDS encoding CsbD family protein, with protein sequence MDKLEIKGNWNELKGKLKQKYGNLTDDDLTYAEGKEDELLGKLQKKIGKSRDEVIKEVRSL encoded by the coding sequence ATGGACAAGTTAGAAATCAAAGGAAACTGGAATGAGCTGAAAGGCAAGCTTAAGCAGAAGTATGGAAACCTTACAGACGATGATCTTACGTATGCCGAAGGCAAAGAAGATGAGCTTTTGGGAAAACTCCAGAAGAAAATTGGCAAATCACGTGACGAAGTTATCAAAGAAGTAAGATCGCTCTAA
- a CDS encoding AI-2E family transporter, whose amino-acid sequence MNTLIDSDSNEKRYLIARKITYFFLVIILFIYGLIAIRNFLYPVAFGLLFAYLLYPMARWLEKKKLPRILANMIVIIGSLAILGTLILFAYRMVSSVASELPELFETGIENLSEMLADIVSYFGFDRVNTQKLIQDQSSSLFESSGKYLETVFNATSSTIVAIGLMPVYIFLFLYYRTKFMYFLIKLAGNSFKPNMIGILRETATVMVQYISGVFIVVLILCVINSLGLWIIGLKHAIALGIIAALFNFIPYFGTLLGGIVPLLFAFLIEGNPGMAFRVVLLFIFIQFIENNLLTPNIVGGNVKINPFFVITGLFAASMVWGIPGMLLVVPFLAIMRIIFSYNDALRPYAFLLGNEGTNNYSITLSKIKTVWSKKKQ is encoded by the coding sequence ATGAATACACTGATTGATTCTGATAGCAATGAAAAACGCTATTTGATAGCAAGAAAAATTACCTACTTCTTTTTGGTTATAATCCTTTTTATATATGGTTTGATCGCCATCCGCAACTTTCTCTACCCAGTTGCCTTCGGATTATTATTTGCATATCTGCTTTATCCTATGGCTAGGTGGCTCGAGAAAAAAAAGCTGCCACGCATATTGGCCAATATGATTGTGATTATTGGCTCTCTGGCTATTTTGGGTACCCTGATTTTATTTGCTTATCGCATGGTATCATCCGTTGCCAGCGAACTACCGGAGCTTTTTGAAACCGGAATTGAAAATCTCTCGGAAATGCTTGCTGATATTGTATCTTATTTTGGCTTCGACAGAGTGAATACACAGAAACTAATACAGGATCAAAGTTCCTCTTTGTTTGAATCGAGCGGGAAATATCTGGAAACTGTTTTTAATGCAACTAGCTCCACCATCGTGGCTATAGGATTAATGCCGGTGTATATTTTCCTGTTCCTGTATTACCGGACAAAGTTTATGTATTTCTTAATAAAGCTTGCGGGAAATTCATTTAAACCGAATATGATTGGAATCTTACGGGAAACAGCCACGGTAATGGTTCAATACATCTCAGGCGTTTTTATTGTTGTTCTTATCCTTTGTGTAATCAATTCTTTAGGCTTGTGGATCATTGGTCTAAAACATGCAATTGCACTGGGCATTATTGCAGCACTGTTCAATTTCATTCCCTATTTCGGAACCCTTCTGGGTGGCATTGTGCCTCTTTTATTCGCGTTTCTTATTGAGGGGAATCCTGGTATGGCCTTCAGGGTGGTTTTGCTTTTTATTTTTATACAGTTTATTGAGAACAATTTACTCACTCCTAATATCGTTGGTGGCAATGTTAAGATCAATCCATTTTTTGTAATTACAGGTCTTTTTGCGGCCAGCATGGTGTGGGGTATTCCCGGAATGCTTCTGGTTGTACCTTTCCTGGCAATTATGCGTATTATCTTCTCATATAATGATGCATTAAGGCCGTACGCATTTCTACTGGGAAATGAAGGAACCAATAATTATTCAATTACTTTAAGCAAGATCAAGACTGTGTGGTCGAAAAAAAAGCAATAA
- a CDS encoding NAD(P)-dependent alcohol dehydrogenase, with product MKALVINRFGEPEELQIQELGIPMLKAGEVLVRVHAAGINPVDYKIRNGSMKLITGKKFPRILGGDVAGVVEQAGERSAFRPGDKVFAMLSITGGAYAEFVCVKENQLCHIPEGFSMVEAAAVPLASLTALQAFWKGDGIKPGDSVLVNGASGGVGSFAVQIAKALDARVTAVCSTKNVDFVKSLGADKVIDYEKEDFKKLDEKFSAVFDAVAKSSFRKCKKLLTDDGKYVSTLPNNGLFLSQAFNFTDKKKAYFIGTKSSGHDLAIIAGFMKKHLLKPYIQQSFPLADGAEAHHLIETGRVRGKLVLKVIE from the coding sequence ATGAAAGCTTTAGTTATCAATCGCTTTGGCGAACCAGAAGAATTACAGATTCAGGAACTCGGAATACCCATGCTCAAAGCGGGAGAAGTACTTGTGCGTGTGCATGCTGCCGGGATCAACCCAGTGGATTACAAAATACGAAATGGCTCAATGAAACTAATCACCGGTAAGAAGTTTCCACGTATCCTGGGTGGCGATGTTGCCGGGGTGGTGGAGCAGGCCGGGGAGAGGTCGGCATTCCGCCCGGGTGACAAGGTTTTTGCCATGCTCTCAATAACTGGCGGGGCTTATGCTGAATTTGTTTGTGTGAAAGAAAACCAGTTATGCCATATTCCTGAAGGTTTCAGTATGGTTGAAGCAGCCGCCGTGCCACTGGCTTCACTTACCGCGTTGCAGGCATTCTGGAAAGGCGATGGGATCAAACCCGGCGACAGCGTGCTTGTAAACGGGGCTTCAGGTGGTGTGGGCTCTTTCGCCGTTCAGATCGCTAAAGCGTTGGATGCCCGTGTAACCGCTGTTTGCAGCACAAAGAATGTTGATTTTGTGAAGAGCCTTGGCGCAGATAAAGTGATTGATTATGAAAAAGAAGACTTCAAAAAGCTGGATGAAAAGTTCAGTGCCGTATTTGATGCCGTTGCAAAGAGTTCGTTCAGAAAATGCAAAAAGTTGTTGACCGATGATGGCAAGTATGTTTCTACGCTTCCCAATAATGGGCTTTTCCTGAGTCAGGCGTTTAATTTTACAGATAAAAAGAAAGCCTATTTCATTGGAACCAAATCATCAGGCCATGACCTTGCGATTATTGCCGGTTTTATGAAAAAGCATTTGTTAAAACCATATATTCAACAAAGCTTTCCGCTTGCCGATGGCGCCGAAGCCCACCACCTGATCGAAACCGGAAGGGTGAGGGGCAAGCTGGTGTTGAAGGTGATTGAATAA
- a CDS encoding universal stress protein, with translation MDLKNILILTELDALSAKVTGFAINLAVQMSIPEIVLLNVIIPANTPAFSASGDVFTSEGNMADHFNLALLEKHQRLVNEEAARLTNEMVQVKPIVRFNNSKTDLNGYMEEFQAGLLVCGSRDENTFLEKLFGSDREKIIRKVDYPVIFLKEDTDTDEINNILVAIDIDEEDQSGLKEIVGFAHALKARMQLLHVLTDEANSSEYAIERLRTLAIKNMFGHYDINVVNNDSLENGIRNFVRKNNPEMIAVLSQGKGKIKKLIFGSNTNNIIKESDKPVFVSKLN, from the coding sequence ATGGACTTGAAGAATATACTAATTCTAACAGAGCTTGACGCATTATCAGCAAAGGTTACCGGTTTTGCAATCAATCTGGCCGTACAAATGAGTATTCCGGAAATAGTGCTTTTAAATGTGATCATACCGGCAAATACCCCGGCTTTTTCAGCATCAGGTGATGTTTTTACGTCTGAAGGAAATATGGCCGACCATTTCAATCTGGCTTTGTTGGAAAAGCACCAGCGACTTGTGAATGAAGAAGCAGCCAGGCTCACAAATGAAATGGTTCAGGTAAAACCAATTGTAAGATTTAATAACAGCAAAACCGATCTGAACGGATATATGGAAGAATTTCAGGCTGGATTATTAGTGTGTGGCAGCCGGGATGAAAACACTTTTCTGGAAAAGCTTTTTGGTTCAGATAGGGAAAAGATCATCAGAAAGGTTGATTATCCTGTGATTTTCTTAAAAGAGGATACAGATACCGACGAAATAAATAACATACTTGTGGCCATTGATATTGACGAAGAAGATCAAAGCGGCCTGAAAGAAATAGTAGGTTTTGCCCATGCCCTCAAGGCAAGGATGCAACTACTTCATGTGCTTACTGATGAAGCCAACTCATCGGAATATGCCATTGAAAGACTACGTACTCTGGCAATTAAAAATATGTTTGGCCATTACGATATCAATGTGGTGAATAACGATAGCCTCGAAAACGGAATTCGCAACTTCGTGAGGAAAAATAACCCGGAAATGATTGCCGTGCTATCGCAGGGGAAAGGAAAGATCAAAAAATTGATCTTCGGCAGCAACACCAACAATATCATTAAAGAATCGGACAAACCGGTTTTTGTGAGTAAGCTAAACTAA
- a CDS encoding lmo0937 family membrane protein: MKPDVIRFLYFIAVLLILFWALGFLIFGLGQLIHILLILAVISILRRLIRGREVLPGYKHNRLD; the protein is encoded by the coding sequence ATAAAACCTGATGTTATCAGATTTCTATATTTCATTGCAGTTTTGCTCATATTGTTTTGGGCACTTGGATTCCTCATATTCGGGCTGGGACAACTTATTCATATTCTATTAATCCTGGCAGTAATTTCGATATTACGCAGATTGATCAGAGGAAGAGAAGTGTTGCCAGGCTATAAACATAACCGGTTAGATTAA
- a CDS encoding VOC family protein: protein MKTLNTYLTFNGNCEEAFNFYKSVFGGEFSYLGRFGEMPDAENVPESAKDKIMHVSLQISKETLLMGSDASEEYGTVVTFGDNISLYLGADTHEEVKSIFERLSSGGTVTMPLEKTFWSPLFGMLTDKFGINWMLSVEEEMP from the coding sequence ATGAAAACATTAAATACATACCTTACTTTTAATGGGAATTGCGAAGAGGCTTTTAATTTCTACAAATCAGTGTTTGGCGGTGAGTTTTCCTATCTGGGAAGGTTTGGCGAAATGCCGGACGCGGAAAATGTTCCTGAAAGTGCGAAAGACAAGATCATGCATGTGTCACTTCAGATCAGCAAGGAAACCCTGCTGATGGGCAGCGATGCATCCGAGGAATATGGAACGGTAGTTACTTTCGGTGACAATATCTCACTCTACCTTGGCGCTGATACCCATGAGGAAGTGAAAAGCATCTTCGAAAGGTTGTCATCGGGTGGAACCGTTACGATGCCACTTGAGAAAACCTTCTGGAGCCCCTTGTTTGGCATGCTAACTGATAAATTCGGCATCAATTGGATGCTGAGCGTGGAAGAAGAAATGCCCTGA
- a CDS encoding DUF1801 domain-containing protein translates to MKITTNTVDEYINQLPEDRRQVLSKLRQVILENLPDGFVEEINYRMPSYVVPHSIYPAGYHCDPKVPLPFISFASQKNHISFYHMGVYTDPNLLEWFAQVFPKHSNSKLDMGKSCIRFKKPEHIPFGLIAELLGKVTPKMWIKTYESQLKK, encoded by the coding sequence ATGAAGATAACTACAAACACCGTTGACGAATACATCAACCAGTTGCCTGAAGACAGGCGGCAGGTATTGAGCAAATTGAGGCAGGTTATTCTTGAGAACCTCCCTGATGGCTTTGTTGAAGAAATAAATTATCGCATGCCAAGCTATGTTGTTCCGCATTCCATTTATCCTGCAGGTTATCATTGCGATCCTAAAGTTCCACTGCCTTTTATAAGCTTTGCTTCCCAAAAGAACCACATCTCATTTTACCACATGGGTGTTTACACTGACCCAAACCTGCTGGAATGGTTCGCACAGGTATTTCCAAAACACAGCAACAGCAAACTAGATATGGGCAAAAGCTGCATCCGGTTTAAAAAACCGGAGCATATTCCCTTTGGGTTGATTGCTGAACTTCTTGGTAAGGTAACGCCAAAAATGTGGATCAAAACTTACGAAAGCCAGCTAAAGAAATAA
- a CDS encoding DUF1295 domain-containing protein: protein MALKEEFEKSGIWLFRHRSHLPLLVLGVGAVMVIRTEVYPETFILEETPYEIYFEMFCLMVSIFGLAIRIFTVGYTPPNTSGRNVKGQVAESLNTTGIYSAVRHPLYLGNFFMWLGIALLTGSLWFVIAFILFYSIYYERIMFAEEQFLSKKFGIAYDTWASRTPAIIPSFRKFEPAGAKFNWKKVLKKEKNGLLAVFLIFAMFDVIGELIEHREDFNYFLMLMMLFSTLLYFIVKLLRKHTSLLQEEMLSQNQA, encoded by the coding sequence ATGGCACTCAAAGAAGAATTTGAAAAATCCGGAATCTGGCTTTTCAGGCACAGAAGTCATTTGCCACTCCTGGTCTTAGGGGTTGGCGCTGTTATGGTAATCCGGACAGAGGTGTACCCCGAAACCTTTATTCTGGAAGAAACGCCGTATGAAATTTACTTTGAGATGTTTTGCCTAATGGTCTCTATCTTTGGCCTGGCAATCAGAATTTTCACGGTAGGTTATACACCACCGAATACTTCGGGCAGAAATGTGAAAGGACAAGTTGCCGAAAGCCTCAATACAACCGGTATTTATTCAGCGGTGCGACACCCATTGTATCTGGGTAATTTCTTCATGTGGCTGGGTATTGCCCTCCTTACAGGAAGTTTATGGTTTGTTATCGCATTCATCCTTTTTTATTCGATTTATTATGAAAGGATCATGTTTGCCGAAGAGCAATTTCTTTCAAAAAAGTTTGGTATTGCTTATGATACATGGGCAAGCCGTACACCCGCCATTATCCCATCTTTCAGGAAGTTCGAACCCGCAGGCGCTAAGTTTAACTGGAAAAAAGTCCTGAAGAAAGAAAAGAACGGCTTACTGGCCGTATTTCTCATTTTTGCAATGTTTGATGTTATCGGCGAATTGATTGAACACCGTGAAGATTTTAATTATTTTTTAATGCTCATGATGTTGTTTAGCACCCTTCTATATTTCATTGTCAAATTACTCAGAAAACACACTTCCTTGCTCCAGGAAGAAATGTTATCCCAAAATCAAGCATGA
- a CDS encoding AbgT family transporter, with the protein MTEKKEKKDFVKRMLDTLEVVGNKLPQPVTLFAILMGVTLLLSWIFGGISVDHPGKAAGLLDRDGNPVGAIEVINLLSRDGFQLIMTRMVSTFANFPPLGLVLVVMLGIGVAEYTGMISVALRLFVSKVPRSVITFSIVVAGMLSSVAADAGYVVLIPLGGAIFLGLGRHPLAGIAAAFAGVSGGFGANFIPTGLDPMIAAFTEPAAQIIDPDYTVNPLSNYYLMAASVPLIGLAGTWITEKILVPRLGEYKPPKDVVIEEQPPITSRERKALTWAIFTNFLLFGVVLLTIIPADGLLRGDINPETGSRSMRPFYDSLVPIMFFLFLFTGMVYGIVAKTIKSDKDVTDMTAKSMSTMGMYIVIAFVASQFVAYFNWSNLGSVLAVEGSGALNAIGFTGGPLLVAFIIVASMVNLIMGSASAKWALLAPIFVPMLMLTGYSAETVQAAYRIGDSYSNILTPLMPFFPLVIVFAQKYVKDVGIGTLISMMLPFAIAFALIRIPMLLLWIWAGLPLGIEGPIYYTP; encoded by the coding sequence ATGACTGAAAAAAAGGAGAAGAAAGATTTCGTTAAACGTATGCTCGATACACTGGAGGTTGTCGGGAATAAACTGCCTCAACCTGTTACACTTTTTGCCATACTGATGGGCGTCACGCTGCTGCTGTCATGGATATTCGGTGGCATCTCCGTAGATCATCCCGGCAAGGCTGCTGGTCTGCTTGATCGTGATGGAAATCCGGTTGGCGCTATCGAAGTAATAAACCTTTTATCGCGCGACGGTTTCCAGCTAATTATGACTAGAATGGTAAGCACCTTTGCCAACTTCCCGCCACTGGGACTGGTGCTGGTAGTGATGCTTGGCATTGGCGTAGCCGAATACACCGGCATGATTTCGGTGGCTTTGCGGCTTTTTGTTTCAAAGGTTCCTCGTTCGGTCATCACTTTTTCCATTGTTGTAGCCGGCATGCTTAGCTCTGTGGCTGCGGATGCAGGTTATGTGGTGCTGATACCCCTGGGTGGGGCCATCTTTCTGGGTTTGGGAAGGCACCCGCTGGCAGGCATTGCAGCGGCATTTGCCGGTGTTTCGGGCGGCTTTGGCGCCAATTTTATTCCCACCGGCCTCGATCCTATGATTGCGGCTTTTACTGAACCTGCCGCCCAGATCATTGATCCGGATTATACTGTGAACCCACTTTCAAACTATTACCTGATGGCTGCCTCTGTGCCACTGATAGGCCTTGCAGGAACCTGGATCACAGAAAAGATCCTTGTGCCACGACTTGGCGAGTACAAGCCACCCAAAGATGTTGTTATCGAAGAACAGCCTCCGATTACAAGCCGTGAGCGCAAAGCCCTGACATGGGCCATTTTTACAAACTTCCTACTTTTTGGTGTTGTATTGCTAACTATCATTCCGGCTGATGGACTGCTGCGCGGCGATATCAACCCCGAAACAGGTTCCCGCAGCATGCGCCCCTTTTACGACTCGCTGGTACCCATTATGTTTTTCCTCTTTCTTTTCACCGGAATGGTTTACGGGATCGTGGCAAAAACCATCAAAAGCGATAAGGATGTTACAGATATGACCGCCAAAAGCATGTCAACCATGGGCATGTACATTGTGATTGCGTTCGTGGCTTCGCAGTTTGTGGCATATTTTAACTGGTCGAACCTTGGGAGTGTATTGGCTGTAGAAGGCTCGGGTGCGCTAAACGCCATTGGTTTTACGGGCGGGCCATTGCTGGTAGCATTCATCATAGTGGCATCAATGGTAAACCTGATCATGGGCAGCGCTTCGGCCAAATGGGCCTTGCTGGCGCCGATTTTTGTTCCCATGCTGATGCTTACAGGATATTCCGCTGAAACCGTGCAGGCAGCCTACCGTATCGGCGATTCTTACTCAAATATCCTTACGCCGCTGATGCCGTTTTTCCCGTTAGTCATTGTGTTCGCACAAAAATATGTGAAGGATGTGGGCATAGGCACGCTCATTTCAATGATGCTGCCCTTTGCGATTGCTTTTGCTTTGATCCGCATTCCAATGTTGTTGTTATGGATTTGGGCGGGATTGCCATTGGGTATAGAAGGGCCAATATACTATACCCCATAA
- a CDS encoding response regulator — MDLEVLPNPVIVYDSEWKISKINASAVQQLGYTTAEELIGRSIRSIVPANESQIAKHLSRILQKEEKGFFVQLIEHLGNNGKTVKLISKFSILEHVQDHVTFRYIESGFLLDEALEQNERQLNKLHYYKILAENVPGLMMLLVNKSMEIQCSVGDERWKRKKFSVHSETTNLLNRLPQSIIDVLLPLLEIAFDGTSVSREFNHGTHFYSVQLTPLLDYENQNLCVIILQNITETKIVENKLKLSKEEAEAANKAKSNFVAQMSHEIRTPLNAIIGFTDQLGRTKLSKKQSSYMDVVKNSSQHLLSLIDDILILSKIEAGQIEVEDEPFRLSEVINAVTDVLEVRQKKKNLDFQIHSDLSLDEVLCGDPAKLRQVLINLLNNALKFTQKGSVTLGCSTISASLEELTLLFEITDTGIGIAPENFERIFNPFQQGDGSISRNYFGSGLGLTISKNLVESMGGSISVKSRLGEGSTFSFSLTFKRPTKPYNQIRNKKTSLPRISLSHVNVLFVDDDPANRLLGSVILSNNKIKGDFASSGEEAIKLFIPGRYHLVFLDINMPGTSGIDVALHFRNIESKFKNHRPSVIIAMTANVLRRHIEQYIQAGMDDVILKPFKEDEFYEKILIHSNNTDDAASCVHASIPKLKGASEFDLSELFKIAKGNTEFIILMFNTFLDNGETLLQKIKKSFADNDYQSIAEAAHRLAPAFEQLGFIEATSLLKAIENRYLRNVSSHDPVLIENAMSKIEAGIAVIRKARNEMR; from the coding sequence ATGGATCTTGAAGTATTACCCAACCCGGTGATCGTTTATGATTCAGAGTGGAAAATAAGTAAAATCAATGCATCTGCGGTTCAACAGTTGGGCTATACAACGGCTGAAGAACTGATCGGCAGATCCATACGTAGCATTGTACCTGCTAACGAAAGCCAAATTGCGAAGCATTTAAGCCGGATCCTGCAAAAGGAGGAAAAAGGGTTCTTTGTACAGTTGATCGAGCACTTAGGCAACAATGGCAAAACTGTTAAGCTGATATCCAAGTTCAGCATACTTGAACATGTACAGGATCATGTTACTTTCAGATATATTGAATCGGGTTTTTTGTTGGACGAGGCTCTTGAACAAAATGAGCGACAACTTAATAAACTGCACTATTACAAAATCCTGGCTGAAAATGTTCCCGGCCTCATGATGTTGCTGGTTAATAAGAGTATGGAGATACAGTGCAGTGTTGGGGATGAGAGATGGAAACGTAAAAAGTTTTCTGTTCACAGCGAAACTACAAATCTTTTGAACCGGCTTCCACAGAGTATTATTGACGTACTGCTGCCACTTCTCGAAATAGCTTTTGATGGCACATCTGTGAGCAGGGAATTCAATCATGGAACTCACTTTTATTCAGTGCAACTAACGCCCTTGCTAGATTATGAAAATCAGAATTTGTGTGTAATTATTCTGCAGAATATAACTGAAACCAAGATTGTAGAAAACAAGTTAAAGCTATCAAAAGAAGAAGCAGAGGCTGCCAATAAGGCCAAAAGCAATTTTGTAGCACAGATGTCGCATGAAATCAGAACGCCACTCAATGCAATCATTGGTTTTACTGATCAGTTGGGGAGAACTAAACTCTCAAAAAAACAATCCTCTTATATGGATGTGGTGAAGAATTCATCACAGCATCTGCTATCATTAATTGACGATATCCTCATTCTATCAAAGATTGAAGCAGGCCAGATTGAAGTAGAAGATGAACCATTTAGGCTTTCAGAAGTGATTAATGCTGTAACCGATGTACTTGAAGTCCGGCAAAAAAAGAAGAACCTGGACTTTCAAATCCATTCAGATCTATCTTTGGATGAAGTATTGTGTGGTGATCCTGCCAAACTCCGGCAGGTTCTCATCAATCTTTTAAACAACGCTCTAAAGTTCACCCAAAAAGGAAGTGTAACGCTCGGTTGCTCAACCATTAGTGCCAGCCTTGAGGAACTAACATTGCTTTTTGAAATTACGGATACCGGGATTGGTATCGCACCAGAGAATTTTGAAAGGATATTTAATCCCTTTCAGCAGGGTGATGGCTCTATCAGCCGCAATTACTTTGGTTCAGGTTTGGGTCTTACAATCAGCAAGAATCTTGTTGAATCCATGGGTGGTTCAATTAGCGTTAAAAGCCGGTTGGGTGAAGGTTCAACTTTTTCGTTTTCACTTACATTCAAGAGGCCAACCAAACCATACAATCAAATTCGGAACAAAAAAACCTCATTGCCACGGATTTCGCTCAGTCATGTCAATGTTCTTTTTGTTGACGACGATCCTGCGAACCGCCTGCTGGGAAGCGTGATCCTTAGCAACAATAAGATCAAGGGCGATTTTGCCTCATCAGGCGAAGAAGCAATCAAACTATTCATCCCGGGTCGCTATCACCTGGTTTTTCTCGACATCAATATGCCTGGCACAAGCGGTATTGATGTTGCCCTGCATTTCAGAAACATAGAGAGTAAGTTCAAAAACCACCGACCTTCAGTTATCATAGCTATGACTGCCAATGTGCTTAGAAGGCATATAGAACAGTATATACAAGCAGGTATGGACGACGTAATACTTAAACCTTTCAAAGAAGATGAATTTTATGAAAAAATCCTGATCCATTCGAATAACACGGACGATGCAGCCTCATGCGTTCATGCAAGCATACCAAAATTAAAAGGGGCTTCAGAATTTGACTTGAGTGAATTGTTTAAAATCGCCAAAGGGAATACAGAATTTATAATTTTAATGTTCAACACTTTTCTTGATAATGGAGAAACCCTATTGCAAAAAATAAAAAAATCATTCGCAGACAATGATTACCAATCTATTGCTGAAGCGGCCCATCGTCTTGCACCCGCCTTCGAGCAGTTAGGTTTTATAGAAGCCACTTCACTGCTTAAAGCAATAGAAAACCGATATTTAAGGAATGTATCCAGCCACGATCCTGTTCTTATTGAAAATGCGATGAGTAAAATAGAGGCGGGAATAGCAGTTATACGAAAGGCCAGAAATGAAATGCGTTGA